A genomic region of Acyrthosiphon pisum isolate AL4f unplaced genomic scaffold, pea_aphid_22Mar2018_4r6ur Scaffold_20997;HRSCAF=22736, whole genome shotgun sequence contains the following coding sequences:
- the LOC103311373 gene encoding uncharacterized protein LOC103311373: MSDNDSSDCDERPVRCISGQATKRLCHKKQKFREDWTRMECFKKWLNPVKEDVMKAYCSFCKIQMISELSTIKKHANTSRHKLNFKSMTGSKSIISTFPKIDETAIRKNNAVKVAEIKLCGFLSEHNISFLAVDHLSQLLKECFSLVEVFKNSESANEGATAQKLYTEVIKSFKDEKVCLKNVIGFASDGCNTMMGAWNSVASRFLEDFPGVMIQKCICHSLALCASEACKVLPRRCEDLARDVYNFFKSSCKRYAQLKEFQDFCTVEPHHLLRPCQTRWLSLEMVVCRILEQWQPLKMYFTLHRFDERVTSGEHIYN, from the exons atgagtgaCAATGACTCAAGTGATTGTGATGAGCGTCCTGTACGGTGTATTTCTGGTCAAGCGACAAAAAGATTGTgccataaaaaacaaaaattccgTGAAGATTGGACGAGAATGGagtgttttaaaaaatggcTAAACCCTGTGAAAGAAGATGTTATGAAAGCGTATTgcagtttttgtaaaattcaaatgATTTCAGAACTTTCAACAATTAAGAAGCATGCAAATACATCCAGACATAAACTCAACTTTAAATCTATGACAGGTTCGAAATCAATAATATCTACATTCCCGAAAATTGACGAAACAGCTATCCGAAAAAATAATGCAGTTAAAGTGGCTGAAATTAAACTATGTGGTTTTTTATCAGAACATAACATATCATTCCTAGCTGTAGATCACCTCAGCCAACTTTTAAAAGAATGTTTT AGCTTAgttgaagtatttaaaaactcTGAGTCTGCCAATGAAGGTGCTACAGCACAAAAATTATACACAGAAGTTATTAAATCTTTTAAAGACGAAAAAGTAtgtcttaaaaatgttattggtttTGCTTCTGATGGATGCAATACTATGATGGGCGCATGGAACTCAGTAGCCAGCAGATTTTTGGAAGACTTCCCAGGTGTAATGATTCAAAAGTGTATTTGTCATTCCTTAGCTTTGTGTGCCAGTGAAGCATGTAAAGTACTTCCACGCAG ATGTGAAGACTTAGCTCGTGATGTTTACAACTTTTTTAAGTCAAGTTGTAAGAGATATGCCCAATTGAAAGAGTTTCAAGATTTTTGTACTGTAGAGCCACATCACTTGCTTCGGCCATGTCAAACTCGTTGGCTATCTTTAGAAATGGTGGTTTGTCGTATTTTAGAACAATGGCAaccacttaaaatgtatttcactcTGCATAG ATTTGATGAGCGTGTAACAAGTGGAGAACACATATATAATTGA